The sequence AATCTTTCGAATGAACGGTTCGAGGGCGCGGCAGGCCTGGAAAGCATAGCCGCCCCCTCTGAATCGCTCCTGCACTTGATAACCGATGTGCCCCGCGTAGAGCCGGATGTGGTCCGTTTCGCCGACGCGGAAATTGATGTGTCCCACATCGGTTGAACTCACGGTGATACGGAAATGGTAGAATGGAACAAACCCGCGCTGGAGTTCGGCTTCGCTCAGGCACTCAAAGCGAAGGGACACCGCTGCGAACGCCAGTCGCGCCGGCGGGGTGGGGAGCGGGGCTGCCTGAGCCATGTCCATTTATCGGATTACTGCAGCCATTTTGCAAATGGCTGGGCGGCCCTCATGAAGCGCGCCGAGGACACCGCAAGCAAATCCTATAGAATATTTGCCGCCAGTTCGGCCAGTTCTGAGCGCTCGCCTTTGGCCAATTCGATGTGAGCGGCTATCGGCTCGGCCCGAAACCGGCTCACGACGTAATTGAAGCCGTTGGACGAAGAGTCCACATAAGGGTTGTCGATTTGGTAGGGGTCGCCTGTAAATACGACTTTTGTGCCGCTGCCGACCCGGGTAATGATGGTCTTGGCTTCGAGCGGGGTCAGGTTCTGGGCCTCGTCGATAATCATGAACTGGTTGGCGATGCTGCGTCCCCGGATGTAGCTCAGGGCCTCGACCACGATGCTGCCCGAGCGCATGAGGTCACCGCTCCGGCGATGCTCCTGACCCATGTTCAGATCGTTGAGCATCTCGAGGGCGTCGTGAATGGGCTGCATCCAGGGCGCCAGCTTCTCTTCGAGAGACCCTGGCAGAAAACCCAATTCTTTTCCCATCGAGATGGTGGGGCGGGCGACCACGAGCCGGCGGAACTCGCGGTCCAGCACCGTGCGTTTAAGCCCGGCGGCCATTGCCAGCAAGGTCTTTCCAGTGCCGGCCTTGCCCATGAGGGTGACCAGCTTGACCCGATCGTCCAGGAGTGCGTCAAAGGCGAAGTGCTGCTCGCGATTACGGGGTTTAATACCCCAAACCCCTTCCCGGCAATCCACAATGGGCACCAGTTTCGTCCCACGGAGGTCCACCTTGGCCAGTGCGGTGCGTTTGGGATTGGTCTGGTCGGTCAGCGTGCAGTATTCATTGGGGAAATAAGTGTTGCCCCCATTCAATTCCAGTTCGCCGTTGGTCCTGAAGGCGGCCATCCTCTCGACCGGCACAGTGACCTCGATCATCCCGGTGTACAAATCCTTAATCAGCACCCGATCATTTTCGTAGTCCTCCGCCATCAGTCCCAGCGCGTCGGCCTTAATGCGCAAGTTAATATCCTTGCTGACCAGGACCGTTTGGTCCTTGGGCTGGGACTTCTTGACGCCGAACGCCAGGGCCAGAATCCGGTTATCGACCGAGTCGGTGCTGAAGACGGCGTGTCCGTTTTGGCCGCCTTTGAATTTCTCGAAGAGAATTCGAAGCTGGCCGCCGTTGGGCAGAGGCACACCCTCGCTTAGCTGGCCGGCGCCGCGGAAGCCGTCCAGCATGCGGGACACCGCCCGGGCGTTCTGGCCCAACTCAGTGGATTCCCGCTTGAACCGGTCGATTTCTTCGATGACCTCAATCGGCAGCAAGACGTTGTTATCGTCAAACTTGAGCAGCGAATTGGGGTCGTGCAATAAGACATTGGTATCAAGGATGTAGTTCTTTTTCACGAGCAAACGTCTTTAATTGGAGCCGGCTCATGCGCTGATGCCAGTCGTTGAGCCGATTGTGTTTGGCCGGCAACTTATAGCGGCCGGAATAGAGAAAATTGCCCAGCATGCCGAAGAGGTCAAAATCGACGAAGAGTGGCCGCGAGGCATCCAGCAGGAATGGTTTGTGCAGGAGCATTTCCTCGAACGGGATGAGCCTTTGTTCGAGCTGCGCCAGCAAGTCCTGCTGTTGAGTTCGCCATTGATCAATGCAGCCATGCCCGAACTTGCGTTCTTTGTGGCGCAAAAACAGGAGCCGATCCGAGGCCGGAACCATCTCCTGCCAATAAATGTCATTCAGCCGGAAACAGACCCCTTCGATGTCGTTTTCGATGTAGCGCCAGAGTACCGACTGAATCCCTTCCCAGTCCCAGGGAAACAGGCCCAGCTTGAGCTTGCTATCGAGGTATTTGGCAATGACCTGCGATTCCTCATTGACTTCAAAAACCACCGATTTGCCATCGCGGATGATCGGCACCCCGTAATAACGGCCCCGGGTCAGACGCCACACCAGGGACCGATCGCCATTGGGGATATTGGTGATTTTAAACTTGGACCCGGAGAATTCCAGGATACGGCGCTGGACGATGCAAAAGGGGCTCCAGGGAAACTGAATGAGTTCAATCATGTCGTGCTGTATAGACGCGCCACTAAATTAATCTAGGACGCGGGCAAAGGACTGACAAGGGTAAATCCTGCCCGCAATTCCACTTGCCAGACGGTCCTGCTCCGATTAGGAACCGGCGGTGATTGCGACCGGGATTCTGGGCGGTTTGGCATGTCTGAGCCTGCTGCTGCTGTTATGGCAGTGGCTGGCTGGGCGGCGCTTTACGCTGCATCAACGCGCCCCATCTAGCTCGTTCGCCCCAGGGGTGAGCTTGCTCAAGCCGCTCAAAGGCTGCGAGGCAGCCACAGAAGAGTGCCTTCGCAGTTGGCTGGTCCAGGAGTATGGCGGACCAGTCCAGTTCCTGTTCGCGGTGGCGTCGGCTGACGACCCGGTTTGCCGGCTTGTGCAAAAGCTGCTTAAGGAATTTCCCGGCAAAGATGCGCGTCTGGTCATTTGCGGCCCCTTGGAGGGTGTGAACCTGAAAATCTCCAGGCTAATGCAGATCGAAGGCTTAAGCCAACATGAACTGCTGGTCGTCAGCGATGCCGATGTGATGGTTTCGCCGGATTTTCTCAAGAACGCCGTTTTGCCGCTGCAATCGCCGGATGTGGGGCTGGTCAATTGCTTTTACCGATTGGCCAACCCGGCGACGCTGGCGATGCAATGGGAAGCGGTGGCCATCAACGCGGATTTCTGGAGCCAGGTCCTGCAGTCGCGCGCGCTCAAGCGGCTGGATTTCGCGCTGGGGGCTGTGATGATAATCCGGCGGCGGCAATTGGCAGAAACGGGCGGCTTTGGGGCTCTGGCCGATTGCCTGGCGGATGACTATCAATTGGGCAACCGTCTGGCCCGACGAGGCTTGATCATCGCGCTGTCACCCCTCGTCGTGGAATGCTGGTCTGACACGATGGGCTGGCCGGAGGTTTGGAAGCACCAACTCCGCTGGGCTCGCACAATTCGGGTTTGCCAGCCGGCACCGTACTTTTTCAGCATCCTGAGCAACAGCACGTTGTGGCCTTTGTTGTGGCTGGTGATCAAGCCAGGGCAAGGAGTGCTTGCTTTTGCCTTGTTATGTTGGATTGTGCGGCTGACTACCGCGCTCAATCTGCAGCGAAGGCTCACCCAGCATCGGGCACCCTGGTGCTGGCTCTGGCTTGTGGCCTTGAAAGACCTGCTCCAAGCCGCTCTCTGGGGATTGGCGTTCATGGGCAACCGTGTCGAGTGGCGCGGGGAAAAGATGCGCTTGCGGCGGGATGGAACGCTAAAACCGCTGTGATTATTGAGGCTCGCCCTCGTTCTCGCCATATCGTAGCAGGCGACGCCAGGAGGCTCAGATTTCAAGCGGTTTTAGTGTAGATCAGAGCCTCCTTTACGTCGGCTTCTACATTTTCAAAACACCCTCTTAGACCTTTTCCGCGAAAATAAACAGGTACCAACCTATCCTCGCTGCCACAACCTGCTCGATCCCAAGCGGAATCCACGAGCAGTACTTTTTCAAGGGGAAATGGGCCACTTTCATTTCAACCGACCGGAATTTCGAGAACAATTGGCGCGCGTCGCCTTTCGAGAAGGCATAGGCGACAGGGCATTCCGGGCCGTCGGTGCAGTGGTGGACAAAATTGCGCGCCCGCAGGTAAGCCCCGCCTTCGCGGAGGAAATTGCGATAGTGGATATCCCAGATTCTGCTGTCCTGGTTGCCGCGCAGTCCTTCGAGCTCGGCGGAGCGGGCGCGGGCGCGGTCCCGTTTCCAGGAGCCGAGCCGTGAAAAAATCTGAAGCAGCACCCGCAGGCGCATATAGGTCATGATGCGGACATGGTAATTAAAACTGCCCTTGTGATAGAGCATGATAATAGCGCGCCCGCCCGGCTTGAGAACACGATAGACCTGATTGATCGCCGCCTGGGTGTTGGGCGTGTGGTGCAGAACCCCGTGGGAATAAACGATGTCATACGTTCCGTCCGGAAAGCTGAGCTGCTCGGCATTTTCCTTTTGAAAAGTTCCATCGAGTCCGAGGACTTCAAAATGCTTCCGGGTCGCTTCCAGCGCCGCTTCCGTTAAATCGACCCCGGTGTAAATCCCGCCGTTCAAGGCGAACATGACGCCGTCGGCGCCATTGCCAATCCCAATCTCCAGGACCTTTTTGCCCTTCGCTTGGGCAAAGGGGACCAGCAGCGGAATATGCCACTGGGTGCGGTAACGTTGTTCGCGGAATTTGGCGTAAAAATCAGCATCGCCAGAGGCGCCTTTAACGACCTGGGTATCGCAGGCCTCGGTGTTCCAGAAGCCATGAACTTTTTGCAAGGCGGATTCAGCCATGTTGAGCCGAATGGATTAGCACAGCGTGGAAGAATAAGAGCCACCCTGGCCGCAGGCAAGCCTAGCCTTCGACTGGTTCGACTGGATGCAGCCCCGCCAATGACAATGTCAGTTCCAAACCTTTGTAGGAGACGCAGCAACGTTGGAACAATGTGCGGAATGAGGGGGGCGCTAAACGCGCCACTCCTTACCCCTATCAGGAAAGCGGCGTTTGACCCGGGCGGCCTCTTTGCCTAGACTCCGGCCTCTTTATGAAAATCCTGGTGTGTGACCCAGTATCGCCGAAGGGAATCGCCTTGCTGCAACAGCGGCCAGAATTCGAAGTGGTCGTGCTGCCCAAGCGCCTCCCGGAAGCTCATTTGTTGCCCCTCGTCAAGGATGTGGCCGCCATGGTGGTGCGGTCTGAAACCAAGGTGACCTGCAAAATCATCGAGGCAGCCCCACAGTTGCGCGTGGTTGGCCGGGCCGGGGTCGGAGTGGATAACGTGGACGTGGACGCGGCAACCCAGCATGGGGTTGTGGTGATGAATACCCCAGGCGGCAACACCATCTCGACTGCCGAACTGACCTTTGCCATGATCCTCAGCCTGGCACGCAAAGTCCCCCAAGCCTCGGCTTCGATGGCGGCCGGCAAGTGGGACCGCAAACAATTTCAAGGAGCCGAAGTTTCGGGCAAGACCCTCGGGGTCCTTGGTCTGGGGCGTATCGGCAGCGAAGTCGCCCGAAGGGCGGTCGCGTTTGGAATGAAGGTCCTGGCTTACGACCCTTTCCTGACGGAAGCTCGCGCGCGAGCTTTGGGCATCCAACTGGTCGCGGACCTGGACAACGTTTATCGCGACGCGGATTTCATTACCGTACACATGCCGGTCACCGACCAGACGCGCGGGATGCTCAATGCCTCCTCATTTGCCAGGATGAAACCCAAGGTCTGCCTCATCAACTGCGCGCGCGGGGAGATTCTCGTCGAAAACGATCTGCTTGCCGCATTGGAGTCCGGCAAAGTGGCCGCCGCCGCCCTGGATGTGTACGCCACCGAACCTCTGCCGGCCGAGCATCCCTTCCGCAAGCATCCATTTGTTGTTTTGACACCCCACCTCGGGGCCAGCACGCACGAGGCGCAGGAAAAATGTGGCATTGAAGTCGCCGAGGTCCTCACCGCTTATTTGCTCACCGGCGAGGTGCGTAACGCGGTCAACCTGCCGTATCTCGACGCTAAAACGTACGAGCAGGTCAGGCCCTATCTTATTTTAGGAGAAAAGCTGGGCAAATTGCTGGCGCAACTGACGCCGGCGCCGGTGGACCGGCTTCACATTACCTATGGTGGCAAGGCGCAGGAGTTGCCCAATATCGACCCTATCACACGCGCTGTCCTGCTGGGCTTTCTCTCTGGCGCCTCGGTCAAGGACCTCAACAACGTAAATGTTCGCAGTATCGCTTCCACCCTCGGGCTGACGGTCGAGGAGAAGCGCTCAAATGAACCCGTGACCTTTAACGAGTGGCTCCATGTCCAGGCCTTTCGCGGCGAGGAAAAGGTCAATTCTGTCGGCGGCACGTTTTTTGGCTCGCCGGACAATCCGCGCGTCGTGCGCGTTTTTAGTCAGCCGACCGAAATCGTCCCCTTCGGGGTGGTATTGCTGCTGGAGAACAAGGACAGACCCGGTATTGTTGGCTATCTGGGGACGCTCCTGGGACGGCATAACGTCAATATTGCCAGTATGAGCCTCACACGCGACACCGTGGGGGGGCATGCCCTGACGGTTTTGAACCTGGACAGTGTTCCACCAAACGGGGTCCTGGACGAGCTCCAAAAAGACCCCGATATCCGAAATGTTAATGTAGTCAAATTGTAGGTTCATGATAGAATAGACCCCTATGTTTAATGACAGACTGACCAAATGTGTTGCACTGGCCGTGGTAGCCGCCGGCCTCACAGGCTCCGCAACAGCCGCAGAACCCGCCGGCGCGAATCCTTCAGCCTCAGCCCCCGCCAGGAAAACCGACTCACTTTTTCCGGATACCGTGGTGGCCAAGGGCAAAGGCGTCCAGGTCATGCGCAGCGAAGTCGATGAGGTCATGGACGGGCTAAAGGCCAATGCCGCCGCGCAAGGGCAGGTGGTTGGGCCCGAACAGGAGTCCCTCATCGCGCCGCAGATTCTGGACCGGCTTATTCAAATCCAGGTGTTGCTCGCCAAATCCACTGCTGCCGATAAGACGGCAGGCCAAGAGGCCACAGCCAAACGCCTCGACGCCATCAAGACCCGCGCTGGAAGCGAAGAGGTCCTGGACCGGCAGTTGAAAGCCGTCGGCACCACTCCGGAGGCATTCCGCCGCAAATTGATGGACGAATCCACCGCCGAGGCGGTCTTGGAACGCGAGTTGAACATCAATGCCACAGACGATGCAATCAAGAAATTCTATGATGACAATCCCTCGAAATTTGAGCAGCCAGAGATGGTCCGGGCCAGCCATATTCTGCTGAGCACGCGGGATATGACCACCGGCAAGGACCTCACCGAGGAACAAAAAGCAGCCAAACACAAGCTGGCCGAGGACCTCCTCAAGCGGGCTCGCGCCGGTGAAGATTTTGCCAAACTGGCCAAGGAATATTCCGAAGACCCCGGCTCAAAAGACAAGGGCGGCGAATACACCTTTGCGCGCGCCAGCGCCGACCCCCAGCACGCCATGGTGCCGGAGTTCGAAACCGCCGCCTTCTCCCTCAAAACAAATGAGGTCAGCGACATTGTCACCACGCAGTTCGGCTACCATATTATCAAGCTGAACGAGAAAATCCCCGCCAAAAAACTCGCATTTGCCAAAGTCGCCCCAGACATTAAGGAGTACCTCAAAGGCCAGGAGATGCAGAAACGGCAGGATGAACTCAAAGGCTATATCGCGAAGATCAAAAAGGAAGCCGATGTCCAGATTCTCGATGACAAGCTAAAGATGAAGCCCGCTCCTGACGCGGGGGCAGGCGAAAATACTTCTGCCAAACCCGCGCCCACCCCCAACGTAAAGCTCAGGTAAATGAAGGAGACAGCGTAAGGGGTCTTTGTTCACTGGCTCTGGCGCCCGCGGACCTTCGAGAGAATCAATTCCGTCAACTCCAAGGCCGCAGGCACCCGCAGCCACAAGGCTGAAATCCAATACACCAGCCCCGCTGCCGTCCCAGGGACGAATACCGCGCCGAATTTGACGCTCAAAGTGCGATGGCCGAGCTTTAGCTCCCAAAGGCGATAAACCAGGGCTGCCACAATCCCGGCAAGCAGCGCGCCCGACATGAGGCCCACCAGGCTCTGGCGCAAAGAACTCATGCCCAGGAACCCAAGCTTCCGTCTCAGCGCGTAAATGAGCAAGACGACATTGAACGAGGCGCTCACGGTATTTGCAATGGCCAGTCCCACCTCTCCCCCAATTGAGGTTCTCTGAAAGTACTTTACCAGCCAGAAAGCCATGACCAGGTTCACAGCCAGGCAGAAGACGCTAATCTTCATAGGCGTTTTGATGTCGTTCAGGGCATAAAAAGCACGTGCGACAATATTATTCATCGAGAACATCAGCAGCCCCGGGGCCAGACACGCCAACGCCAAGGCGACGCGGTGCGTGGCATTTTCGCTGAACATCCCTCGCTGGAAGAGCAGCCGTACAATCGGTTCGGCCAGTGCCAGGGCTATGGCCGTGGCGATTAAGTTCGCAAGGGCCAATGCGCCAAGGCCCTGGCGCAAGGTTTGCCTGAATTCGGGGTACTTCTTTTCGGCAGCCAATCCGGCGAGGGTGGGGAGCAAGTAGGTGGCAAGCGAGATGCCGAACATGCCCTGGGGAAGCTCCATCAGGCGCACCGAATAGTTAAAGGTGGACACGATGCTCGGATCGAAGACAAAGGCGAAGCATTGGGTTATGAGCACGTTGATTTGGAAGGCAGCGACCCCAATCGAGCCGGGCAGCATCTTGCGCACAACCTGGTGCACCGTTGGGTCCGCCCACGGCGAGACCCAGCGATAGCGATAGCCCTCCCGCGATAGGCTCGGCAACTGGAACACGGACTGGGCAAAACCGGCAGCCAGCACGCCAATCGCCAGGCCGAAAATCTGCTGGTCCAGGCGGACTCCCATTCTCGGCGCGAGCCACAAGACGCTGGCGATCATAACAATGTTGAGCACTACAGCACCCAGCGCCGGCACGAAAAAATGGCCCCGGGCATTGGCCATCCCGATCAGGACTGCCGCCAGGCACACCAGCAGCATGTAAGGAAACATCAATCGAAGCAACCGCAGCATCAAACGCGTCTCCGCATTGCGCACACCGACCAGTAACGCGATCGAAATTCCAATGGCAACGAGGAGGGTGATCGCCGCCGCGACCGCTACCAGCCCGGAGATGACCGCGTTGGCCGTGCGCCACATCTCGCGTTCGCCCTCCTGCACTTCCTTTTGTTTAAAAATAGGGATGAAAGCCGCCGTCAGCGCCCCTTCGCCCAGCAGGCGCCGGAAAAGGTTGGGCACCTGAAAGGCCATCACAAACGCGCTGGCTACCCACGTGTTTCCCATGAACGCGGCATAAACCACCTCCCGGGCCAGGCCCAGGACACGGCTGCTCAGCGTCGCCAGCGCCATAGCGCCTGAGGATTTCAACATTTGCGACATCGGCGGCGAAGTCTAAGGATTCAATGCCACAGGCTAAAGAGAAAGATGATCGTGGAGCGCTTTAGAGTCAGTTTTGTTGAATCCCTTCGCGCGAAGATGTGGGTAAAGAGAAACGCTTTGCCGGCGCACTCCATGGGAGCCGGCCCACCGCACAGCGCCCGGGCCGGACGCATTCCCACTCTCCTACGCTCAACGTCTGCCCCACTGCTTATCGGCAAAGTCCATAAAGACCCGCCAATCATCAGCGGTCATGGAGTGTTTACCCTCGCGAATATAATAGCCCAGGGGACTATCCACGAGCTGGCGTAAAAGCGGCATTTGTTTGGCCGCCAACCCTTTTGACCCCAGGAACCGATAGACCGGGTCGGCCGCCTGCAACACCTCAAATTGCCCGGCTGGGTTGGCCCACTGATCGCCCTGGGCCGCAGAGAAAAGGACCGGGCGCGGCGCGCACATGGCCAGGAGACAATTCTGGTCGAAGGGCAATCGGTCCGGGGCGTCATTGAATTGCTTGAAGTTGGCGTCAAACCAGTGGGGGAAATGGTCGTTAATGGCCTTTACCGATTCGCCGGTCTTGCCCCGGCTGGGGGCCGAGCCGCCGCAGCCGGCCTGGTGCGGAAAGGCCATCGCGATGCGCTCGTCAAAAGCCGCCGCAACCAGTGCCGCTTTGCCATTGCGCGAATGGCCCAACGCCGCTATCCGCTTGGAGTCCACATCAGGGTCCTTAACCAGGTAATCCACGCACCGATGGAATCCCCATGCCCAGGCGGCTATGGTGCCGCGGTTGGTTGGATTGTTTCTGGCCGGGTCGCCCTTGGCCAACCACGCGTAAATGCCCTCACTCACATCGCTCCGGTCCGGGTCGATGTCGCCGCTATAAAAAGCGGCCAGGCCATAGCCGCGTCGGACGATTTCGGCCAGGGGCCAGTCGGTAGCCTGCGCGCCGCGCGATGCCTCGGTGGGCTGATTATTGGTGCAGCCTTTGCAGAAATCAGGCACCCAACTGCGGGGCAACGGCACACGCGGGTCGGCAGTCAGCGCTTGATTGCCGCAAAAATCCATCGCCAGGAACACCGGCGCCGGCCCGGGGTGGTGGTTGGGTAGAACCAACATCAGGCCGATGCGCGGCGCGTCTCCTGAGCCGGTTTCCAGCTCGAGCAGCTTCAGAGTCGCGCGCCCTTCAAGAAAATCGCTGTATTGACCCAGGACCCTGGCGTGAACATGCGCCGGCTTGGGCGGGAGCGCGCCATACATGTAATGCTGAAACAGAGCCGCTAATTCTGGCCGGCGCTTTTCTATCCAGTCGGTTCTCGAGGAGACGCGTTTTCCGGAAAACATCGTCAGCGGGTCGGGCATCGTCGCCTGTGAAGGCAGAGCCGAAGGCTCGGGGAAATGGTCGCCAACGGGTCCGCTGGCATATGCCTGCGCCAGAGCAGCAATGCACAATAGAATCACTAAAACCGAAGAACGCGGGGTAAATTGAAAAGCACTGTTCATAAAGCTGCGGCCATCTTCGAGCCGCAAAAATAGGTGGAAAAATCAGGTGATTTCTGCTGCATATTTCCCGTATGTCGCGGCTTAATCTCACTAAAGCGAAAATCAGGAAAAACTGCAACGGGTTTATTTTCAGCCAAAAGCCTAGCGGAAAGCTGGAGCAGGAGAGGGAGCCACTCATTGTTCGGGGCTAATGACTTTGAAAATAAAGTCGCCTTTACAACCGGGCCAGTCGAACTCGACCGGATGATCAAGTCGCCGGAAAATCACATCGTAGTGGTCGATGTGCGGCAGGCCGAAGATTACGCCAAGGGACACATCCCGGGCGCCATTAACCTGCCCAAAGGGACATGGCACAAGCCGGAAGGGTTGAGCAAGGAGAAGACCAATGTTGTTTACTGCTGCTCGATTGTGTGCCACTTGGCTGCAAACGCCTGCGTCGCCTTCGCATCGAGGGGTTACCCGGTCATGGAACTCGACGCCGGCTTCAATAGTTGGAAGGAGCACGAGCTGGACATCGAGCAGGAACCGGCAAACCGGTTTAAAGGCGCTGCCAAACGGTAAGCGACCTGACGGATGTGTCGAACCTCTTCAGATAGGTTAAATGACCATGAGCTGAATGCTATCCACAAATGCCCAGTGGCGCCCCTTGAATCCTGCCAGCCTGCGCCCGGGCGGCACCGTCAACACCCGTCGCAGGCGTCCCCCCTCCCCGCCATATGGCCCATACGTGCCTTTATTGGTATGAAACGTTAGCCGATCGATATACGTCCAATACTCGACCGACACCTCCACCACAAACTCGTCCGCCGCCAACTGAAACGTGTCCTGCCGCACGTCTCGCAGCCGTTCCGCTCTGCCAATCCTCGGCAGCTCCCCTTCATCGGTTTCGAGCCGGATGCTATCGACATATTCCCGATGCCATACCGTTACTCGCCGGATGCGGTCAGACGCTTGGGCGCAGGAGAGGTAGGGAACGCCACCTTTGCCGCCGCATTCCTCACCAAAAGCCTTCGGCTCCTCCCGCTTGGCGGCTCCGAGGCCGGCTGCTTTCGCGCTCTCCCCTCCATCTGGTTTTCCCGGTATCTCGCTCACAGCATCAGCATTCATCCCCGCCCCATCCCACAGCTCCGGCCCGTTTTACCCCAATCGCTTTCCTCCGCGGGTCGCTCCAACCCCGCAAAAGCACTCTTTAAAATCCCCCGCAAGGGCATCGGGCGCAATTCAAAAGGAGAAATCCGATTGTAAAAATTACTTCAAGAAAGCACAAAACGCCACTTGCCCCAAAACAAGGTTTTTCCTTGGAAATTCCACTCCTAAACTCCACGGGGGACCGAGTTCCACGAGAACCCTAATCGCGCAGGCGTCCAACCGGAATTTGCTTGCCCGCTCAGGAGGTTGGAAGGTTCCCTTCACCAATGCGCATTCTTTTCATCGGCGGGACTGGAAACATCTCGGCAGATTGCGCCGCGTTGTTGGCTGAGCGCGGCCATGAAATCGCCGTCATCAGCCGGGGCCGGGCGGCCGTCCCTTCAAGCTATCATCACCTGCAGGCCGACCGCAAAGACCCGGCTGCACTCCGCGCCGCTCTCAATGCAGCCCAGCCTGAAGCCATCATCAATTTTCTTGGGTTCGAACTCGAAGATGTCCAACTCGATTACGAACTCTTCCCGGCATCGGCTCGCCAATACCTGTTCATCAGCTCCGCCACCGTTTATGCCAAACCGCCCGCTGCCCTGCCCATCACGGAAGACGCGCCTCTGGGCAATCCATGGTGGGATTACGCCCAAAAAAAG comes from Verrucomicrobiia bacterium and encodes:
- a CDS encoding GNAT family N-acetyltransferase: MDMAQAAPLPTPPARLAFAAVSLRFECLSEAELQRGFVPFYHFRITVSSTDVGHINFRVGETDHIRLYAGHIGYQVQERFRGGGYAFQACRALEPFIRKIYREVIITADPDNQPSLRTIERLGALFIDQIFFPAGDPQYGKASRVKNRFFWKPGQVLPGLSYAPQQRDQTDQKGGPGA
- a CDS encoding PhoH family protein: MKKNYILDTNVLLHDPNSLLKFDDNNVLLPIEVIEEIDRFKRESTELGQNARAVSRMLDGFRGAGQLSEGVPLPNGGQLRILFEKFKGGQNGHAVFSTDSVDNRILALAFGVKKSQPKDQTVLVSKDINLRIKADALGLMAEDYENDRVLIKDLYTGMIEVTVPVERMAAFRTNGELELNGGNTYFPNEYCTLTDQTNPKRTALAKVDLRGTKLVPIVDCREGVWGIKPRNREQHFAFDALLDDRVKLVTLMGKAGTGKTLLAMAAGLKRTVLDREFRRLVVARPTISMGKELGFLPGSLEEKLAPWMQPIHDALEMLNDLNMGQEHRRSGDLMRSGSIVVEALSYIRGRSIANQFMIIDEAQNLTPLEAKTIITRVGSGTKVVFTGDPYQIDNPYVDSSSNGFNYVVSRFRAEPIAAHIELAKGERSELAELAANIL
- a CDS encoding glutathione S-transferase N-terminal domain-containing protein is translated as MIELIQFPWSPFCIVQRRILEFSGSKFKITNIPNGDRSLVWRLTRGRYYGVPIIRDGKSVVFEVNEESQVIAKYLDSKLKLGLFPWDWEGIQSVLWRYIENDIEGVCFRLNDIYWQEMVPASDRLLFLRHKERKFGHGCIDQWRTQQQDLLAQLEQRLIPFEEMLLHKPFLLDASRPLFVDFDLFGMLGNFLYSGRYKLPAKHNRLNDWHQRMSRLQLKTFAREKELHP
- a CDS encoding glycosyltransferase; translation: MIATGILGGLACLSLLLLLWQWLAGRRFTLHQRAPSSSFAPGVSLLKPLKGCEAATEECLRSWLVQEYGGPVQFLFAVASADDPVCRLVQKLLKEFPGKDARLVICGPLEGVNLKISRLMQIEGLSQHELLVVSDADVMVSPDFLKNAVLPLQSPDVGLVNCFYRLANPATLAMQWEAVAINADFWSQVLQSRALKRLDFALGAVMIIRRRQLAETGGFGALADCLADDYQLGNRLARRGLIIALSPLVVECWSDTMGWPEVWKHQLRWARTIRVCQPAPYFFSILSNSTLWPLLWLVIKPGQGVLAFALLCWIVRLTTALNLQRRLTQHRAPWCWLWLVALKDLLQAALWGLAFMGNRVEWRGEKMRLRRDGTLKPL
- a CDS encoding class I SAM-dependent methyltransferase, yielding MAESALQKVHGFWNTEACDTQVVKGASGDADFYAKFREQRYRTQWHIPLLVPFAQAKGKKVLEIGIGNGADGVMFALNGGIYTGVDLTEAALEATRKHFEVLGLDGTFQKENAEQLSFPDGTYDIVYSHGVLHHTPNTQAAINQVYRVLKPGGRAIIMLYHKGSFNYHVRIMTYMRLRVLLQIFSRLGSWKRDRARARSAELEGLRGNQDSRIWDIHYRNFLREGGAYLRARNFVHHCTDGPECPVAYAFSKGDARQLFSKFRSVEMKVAHFPLKKYCSWIPLGIEQVVAARIGWYLFIFAEKV
- the serA gene encoding phosphoglycerate dehydrogenase; this translates as MKILVCDPVSPKGIALLQQRPEFEVVVLPKRLPEAHLLPLVKDVAAMVVRSETKVTCKIIEAAPQLRVVGRAGVGVDNVDVDAATQHGVVVMNTPGGNTISTAELTFAMILSLARKVPQASASMAAGKWDRKQFQGAEVSGKTLGVLGLGRIGSEVARRAVAFGMKVLAYDPFLTEARARALGIQLVADLDNVYRDADFITVHMPVTDQTRGMLNASSFARMKPKVCLINCARGEILVENDLLAALESGKVAAAALDVYATEPLPAEHPFRKHPFVVLTPHLGASTHEAQEKCGIEVAEVLTAYLLTGEVRNAVNLPYLDAKTYEQVRPYLILGEKLGKLLAQLTPAPVDRLHITYGGKAQELPNIDPITRAVLLGFLSGASVKDLNNVNVRSIASTLGLTVEEKRSNEPVTFNEWLHVQAFRGEEKVNSVGGTFFGSPDNPRVVRVFSQPTEIVPFGVVLLLENKDRPGIVGYLGTLLGRHNVNIASMSLTRDTVGGHALTVLNLDSVPPNGVLDELQKDPDIRNVNVVKL
- a CDS encoding peptidylprolyl isomerase, whose product is MFNDRLTKCVALAVVAAGLTGSATAAEPAGANPSASAPARKTDSLFPDTVVAKGKGVQVMRSEVDEVMDGLKANAAAQGQVVGPEQESLIAPQILDRLIQIQVLLAKSTAADKTAGQEATAKRLDAIKTRAGSEEVLDRQLKAVGTTPEAFRRKLMDESTAEAVLERELNINATDDAIKKFYDDNPSKFEQPEMVRASHILLSTRDMTTGKDLTEEQKAAKHKLAEDLLKRARAGEDFAKLAKEYSEDPGSKDKGGEYTFARASADPQHAMVPEFETAAFSLKTNEVSDIVTTQFGYHIIKLNEKIPAKKLAFAKVAPDIKEYLKGQEMQKRQDELKGYIAKIKKEADVQILDDKLKMKPAPDAGAGENTSAKPAPTPNVKLR
- the murJ gene encoding murein biosynthesis integral membrane protein MurJ; translation: MLKSSGAMALATLSSRVLGLAREVVYAAFMGNTWVASAFVMAFQVPNLFRRLLGEGALTAAFIPIFKQKEVQEGEREMWRTANAVISGLVAVAAAITLLVAIGISIALLVGVRNAETRLMLRLLRLMFPYMLLVCLAAVLIGMANARGHFFVPALGAVVLNIVMIASVLWLAPRMGVRLDQQIFGLAIGVLAAGFAQSVFQLPSLSREGYRYRWVSPWADPTVHQVVRKMLPGSIGVAAFQINVLITQCFAFVFDPSIVSTFNYSVRLMELPQGMFGISLATYLLPTLAGLAAEKKYPEFRQTLRQGLGALALANLIATAIALALAEPIVRLLFQRGMFSENATHRVALALACLAPGLLMFSMNNIVARAFYALNDIKTPMKISVFCLAVNLVMAFWLVKYFQRTSIGGEVGLAIANTVSASFNVVLLIYALRRKLGFLGMSSLRQSLVGLMSGALLAGIVAALVYRLWELKLGHRTLSVKFGAVFVPGTAAGLVYWISALWLRVPAALELTELILSKVRGRQSQ